A section of the Mycolicibacterium anyangense genome encodes:
- a CDS encoding MCE family protein — MTRHDSARRLAVIATCVAISTSGCAFGGLNSLPLPGTVGHGEGSKTYHVELANVGQLESNSPVLVGDVVVGSVGKMTVSDWHADVEISVKPGIVIPANAVATVGQTSLLGSMHLGLNPPLGEAPSGVLQPGATLGLNRSSTYPSTEQTLSALSVVVNGGGLGQIGDIVREFSGALNGREDKIRDLLTQLNDFVGLLAEQRDNINAAVTSLNNLAGTFAGQREVLTNALNRIPPALDILVNERPRITTALEKFRDFSNLATGLVNDSGADLVRNLQNLEPTLKALADVGPKLDTALAYFPTFPYTQSVVDRAIRGDYMNQFITFDFTVPRLKRALFLGTRWGDPNAKLVPAPGDPFYATYTYDPLQAPLTPTPAQLADLPPLVDPPASARSSQSALNADTSAAHGTGTGPLPGPAPDAAPQDGGGN, encoded by the coding sequence ATGACCCGCCATGACTCGGCGCGCCGGCTGGCCGTGATCGCGACCTGTGTCGCGATCAGCACCAGTGGCTGCGCCTTCGGGGGCCTGAACTCGCTGCCCCTTCCGGGCACCGTGGGGCACGGTGAAGGATCCAAGACCTACCATGTGGAGCTCGCCAATGTCGGCCAGCTCGAATCGAATTCGCCGGTCCTGGTCGGGGATGTCGTGGTCGGCAGCGTCGGCAAGATGACGGTCAGTGATTGGCACGCCGATGTGGAGATCTCGGTGAAGCCAGGGATCGTCATCCCGGCCAACGCGGTGGCGACGGTCGGTCAGACGAGTCTGCTCGGATCAATGCATCTGGGCTTGAACCCGCCGCTCGGCGAGGCGCCCAGCGGCGTGCTGCAGCCCGGTGCCACCCTGGGGCTGAACCGGTCCTCGACCTACCCGTCGACCGAGCAGACGCTCTCGGCGTTGTCTGTCGTGGTCAACGGCGGCGGCCTGGGCCAGATCGGCGACATCGTCCGGGAATTCAGCGGGGCGTTGAACGGCCGTGAGGACAAGATCCGCGATCTACTGACCCAGCTCAACGACTTCGTCGGACTGCTCGCCGAACAGCGCGACAACATCAACGCGGCGGTCACCTCGCTGAACAATCTGGCCGGCACGTTTGCCGGCCAGCGGGAGGTCCTGACCAACGCGCTCAACCGGATCCCGCCCGCACTCGACATCCTGGTCAACGAGCGGCCGCGCATCACCACTGCGCTGGAAAAGTTCCGTGATTTCTCCAACCTGGCCACCGGCCTGGTCAACGACTCAGGGGCCGACCTGGTGCGGAACCTGCAGAATCTGGAGCCCACGTTGAAGGCGCTCGCCGATGTCGGGCCGAAGCTCGATACCGCCCTGGCGTACTTCCCGACGTTCCCGTACACGCAGAGCGTCGTCGACCGTGCCATCCGCGGCGACTACATGAACCAGTTCATCACCTTCGACTTCACCGTGCCGCGGCTCAAGCGAGCCCTCTTCCTGGGCACCAGATGGGGCGATCCGAACGCGAAACTTGTTCCCGCGCCGGGTGATCCGTTCTACGCGACGTACACTTACGATCCGCTGCAGGCACCACTGACGCCGACGCCCGCTCAGCTTGCCGACCTCCCACCGCTGGTCGACCCGCCGGCCTCGGCGCGGAGTTCGCAGTCGGCATTGAACGCCGACACCTCGGCGGCTCACGGCACGGGCACCGGTCCGCTACCCGGACCGGCGCCCGATGCGGCGCCGCAGGACGGAGGTGGCAACTAG
- a CDS encoding MCE family protein, with translation MLTRFVRNQLIIFTIASIIGIGVMVVAYLQAPTLLGIGRMTVKLELPRTGGLYQFSNVTYRGVQLGRVTEVRPTTTGAEATLSLATSPKVPADLQARVLSVSAVGEQYVDLVPRTDAGPYLENGSVIPVKNTTVPQAVGPMLDQVSALLKSIPKERIPDLLQETFTALNGTADNLSVLADSASRLAADFNSSGDQARTLIEDSRPLLDGQLASTDSIRTWARSLAGVSGQLVTDDPQWRAILQNGPGAADEASALLNQVKPTLPVLLANLTTVGQVGVTYHASLEQLLVLLPPYIASIQSIGPMNNPVGMAKGDFTVGISDPPACTVGFLPPSSWRSPADLSDVDTPDGLYCKLPQDSPIAVRGARNYPCQGQPGKRAPTAEMCESDKPFEPLAMRQHATGPSPIDPNLISQGIPPDDRVTLNDNIYGPLQGTPRPPGPAPAAAPVAPAAGQVPAPVQPTAPVPNLAPMDSGGAVAPSAFTGGPTGPSVAIATYDPTTGQYATPDGSVFRQSDLVKPGAERSWKDLLPTT, from the coding sequence ATGTTGACCCGTTTCGTTCGTAACCAGCTGATCATCTTCACGATCGCCTCGATCATCGGGATCGGTGTGATGGTGGTGGCCTACCTGCAAGCTCCAACGCTGCTCGGGATCGGCCGCATGACCGTGAAGCTCGAGCTGCCCAGGACCGGTGGCCTCTACCAGTTCTCGAATGTGACCTATCGCGGCGTGCAGCTGGGACGGGTCACCGAGGTCCGCCCGACCACAACCGGGGCAGAGGCCACCCTGTCGCTGGCCACCTCGCCGAAGGTGCCCGCCGATCTGCAGGCCCGGGTGCTGAGCGTGTCGGCGGTCGGCGAGCAGTACGTGGACCTGGTGCCACGCACCGACGCCGGACCGTACCTGGAGAACGGCTCGGTGATCCCGGTGAAGAACACCACCGTCCCGCAGGCGGTGGGACCGATGCTCGATCAGGTCAGTGCGCTGCTCAAGAGCATCCCGAAGGAGCGGATTCCCGATCTGCTCCAAGAGACGTTCACGGCGCTCAACGGAACCGCCGACAACCTGAGTGTGCTGGCCGATTCGGCGTCGCGGCTGGCCGCCGACTTCAACAGCTCTGGGGATCAGGCCCGTACGCTGATCGAGGACAGCCGTCCGCTGCTCGACGGCCAGCTGGCCTCGACCGATTCCATCCGGACGTGGGCGCGCAGCCTGGCTGGTGTCAGTGGCCAGCTGGTGACCGATGACCCGCAGTGGCGCGCGATCCTGCAGAACGGGCCGGGCGCAGCCGACGAGGCGTCCGCCCTGCTGAACCAGGTGAAGCCGACTCTGCCGGTACTGCTGGCCAACCTGACCACCGTCGGCCAGGTGGGCGTGACGTACCACGCGTCGCTCGAGCAGCTGCTGGTGTTGCTGCCGCCTTACATCGCGTCCATCCAGTCGATCGGCCCGATGAACAATCCGGTCGGGATGGCCAAGGGCGACTTCACCGTCGGCATCAGCGATCCGCCGGCGTGCACGGTGGGCTTCCTGCCGCCGTCGTCCTGGCGATCGCCTGCCGACCTCTCCGATGTCGACACACCGGACGGGCTGTACTGCAAACTGCCACAGGACTCTCCCATCGCGGTCCGCGGCGCCCGCAACTACCCGTGCCAGGGGCAGCCGGGCAAACGCGCCCCCACGGCCGAGATGTGCGAGAGCGACAAACCGTTCGAACCGCTTGCCATGCGCCAGCATGCGACGGGACCGTCGCCCATCGATCCGAACCTCATCTCGCAGGGGATTCCGCCCGATGACCGGGTGACCCTCAACGACAACATCTACGGGCCGCTCCAGGGCACACCCCGGCCACCCGGGCCCGCGCCCGCTGCGGCTCCGGTGGCGCCGGCCGCAGGACAGGTGCCTGCACCGGTACAGCCCACGGCCCCGGTGCCGAACCTCGCCCCGATGGACTCCGGTGGCGCAGTGGCGCCGAGTGCATTCACCGGCGGACCCACGGGCCCCTCGGTGGCTATCGCGACGTACGACCCGACGACCGGTCAGTACGCCACCCCCGACGGCAGCGTGTTCCGGCAGTCGGATCTGGTGAAGCCGGGTGCCGAGCGGTCGTGGAAAGACCTGTTGCCCACGACATGA
- a CDS encoding Rv2253/PknI dimerization domain-containing protein has protein sequence MRMTPTLVAATALAATVVGANLNPATAQASDQWALNGTFIATSNGEWATNNDVFHDEKSIRSIWTISSQCSYPTECTGTVSSDWGWTAPIYQTGGEWYVKRVIPDWMPCYDGSSAPGKQVYRFHGVTPDGSASDPTSNMLVGEDGTTGAPGGCGRSAPLYISMPFKLVKQT, from the coding sequence ATGCGTATGACACCAACGCTGGTGGCCGCGACGGCGCTGGCCGCTACCGTCGTCGGCGCCAACCTGAACCCGGCAACGGCGCAGGCCTCGGACCAATGGGCGCTCAACGGGACGTTCATCGCGACGTCCAACGGCGAGTGGGCCACCAATAACGACGTGTTCCACGACGAGAAGAGCATCCGCAGCATCTGGACCATCTCCTCGCAGTGCAGCTATCCCACCGAGTGCACCGGCACCGTGTCCAGCGACTGGGGCTGGACGGCACCGATCTACCAGACCGGGGGAGAGTGGTACGTCAAGCGGGTGATCCCGGATTGGATGCCCTGCTATGACGGGTCTTCGGCACCTGGAAAGCAGGTGTACCGGTTCCACGGCGTCACCCCGGATGGTTCGGCGTCCGATCCGACGTCGAACATGTTGGTGGGGGAGGACGGCACCACCGGGGCCCCCGGTGGATGCGGGCGGAGCGCGCCGCTCTACATCAGCATGCCGTTCAAGCTGGTCAAGCAGACCTGA
- a CDS encoding FAD-binding protein — MPPFDQTVDVVVAGSGGGITGAYTAAREGLSVVLAEATGKFGGTTAYSGGGGMWFPCNPVLQRAGSDDTVERALNYFHSVVGDRTPRDLQDAYVRGGAALIEYLEADENFAFTVLPWPDYFGKAPDARTDGLRHIVAVPIRDEKLGPYAGTVGGPLDTERLGAPAPGKLFGGRALIGRFLAALSGFPDATLYRNAELVDLIIDGGRVVGAVVRRDGEQVRIGARRGVLLAAGGFEHNPELRQRYGVPGDPTDSMGCPGNTGAALQAAIRAGASLDLMDQAWWSPGLTHPDGRSAFALWFTGGIFVNDAGQRFVNESAAYDRIGRAIIDEMQAGQLHTPLWMIYDDREGEVPPVKATNVSMVETERYRDAGLWLTATTLAELAESIGVAADALERTVARFNQMVADGADTDFGRGDEAYDRAFSQGRSPLVPVDQPPFHAAAFGLSDLGTKGGLRTDAQARVLDGDGVPIPGLYAAGNTMAAVSGTTYPGGGNPIGASMLFSHLAALDMAGRPVRSA, encoded by the coding sequence ATGCCGCCGTTCGATCAGACTGTCGACGTCGTCGTCGCCGGCTCCGGTGGCGGCATCACCGGCGCGTATACCGCGGCGCGTGAGGGGCTTTCGGTGGTCCTGGCCGAGGCCACCGGGAAATTCGGCGGCACCACAGCCTATTCCGGTGGTGGCGGTATGTGGTTTCCCTGCAACCCCGTTCTGCAACGCGCAGGCAGTGACGACACCGTCGAGCGCGCGCTGAACTATTTCCATTCCGTGGTGGGCGATCGAACTCCGCGCGACCTGCAGGACGCCTACGTACGCGGTGGCGCCGCCCTCATCGAATACCTGGAAGCCGACGAGAATTTCGCGTTCACGGTACTGCCATGGCCGGACTACTTCGGCAAGGCGCCTGACGCCCGCACCGACGGGCTGCGCCACATCGTCGCCGTGCCGATCCGCGACGAGAAACTGGGACCCTACGCGGGTACCGTCGGGGGCCCACTGGACACCGAGCGGCTGGGCGCGCCGGCTCCGGGCAAGCTGTTCGGTGGCCGCGCGCTGATCGGCCGGTTCCTGGCCGCGCTGAGCGGTTTTCCCGATGCCACCTTGTACCGCAATGCCGAACTGGTCGACCTGATCATCGATGGCGGCCGCGTGGTCGGTGCCGTGGTGCGCCGCGACGGCGAACAGGTGCGGATCGGAGCACGGCGCGGGGTGCTGTTGGCCGCCGGTGGATTCGAGCACAACCCGGAACTGCGACAGCGCTACGGCGTACCGGGTGATCCCACCGACTCGATGGGCTGCCCCGGTAATACCGGCGCTGCGCTGCAGGCCGCGATTCGAGCGGGTGCCAGCCTGGACCTGATGGACCAGGCGTGGTGGTCCCCCGGGCTGACCCATCCCGACGGCCGCTCGGCGTTCGCGCTGTGGTTCACCGGCGGCATTTTCGTCAACGACGCCGGCCAGCGCTTCGTCAACGAATCGGCCGCCTATGACCGCATCGGCCGGGCCATCATCGACGAGATGCAGGCCGGCCAGCTGCACACACCGCTGTGGATGATCTACGACGATCGGGAGGGTGAGGTGCCACCGGTCAAGGCGACCAACGTGTCGATGGTGGAAACCGAGCGCTATCGGGACGCCGGGTTATGGCTTACCGCAACCACTCTCGCGGAGCTAGCCGAGTCGATCGGTGTGGCGGCCGACGCTCTGGAACGGACGGTGGCGCGGTTCAACCAGATGGTCGCCGACGGTGCCGACACCGACTTCGGCCGGGGTGACGAAGCCTACGACCGGGCGTTCTCGCAGGGACGCTCACCGCTGGTTCCCGTCGACCAACCACCATTTCACGCAGCCGCGTTCGGCCTGTCCGACCTGGGCACCAAGGGCGGTCTGCGCACCGACGCACAGGCCAGGGTCCTCGACGGCGACGGTGTGCCGATCCCGGGATTGTACGCCGCGGGCAACACCATGGCGGCGGTCAGCGGCACCACCTATCCCGGTGGGGGGAATCCGATCGGCGCGTCGATGTTGTTCAGCCATCTGGCCGCTCTCGACATGGCCGGCAGGCCGGTCAGGTCTGCTTGA
- the bphC gene encoding biphenyl-2,3-diol 1,2-dioxygenase, protein MSLFSSLGYVTIHTADIERWRQFAFTLLGFAEGKGPDPDSLYLRMDERAARIIVTPGDGDRIVASGWEVRDRIALERVRRTLDAAGVAHKQLSQGEADDRRVEEVITFDDPAGNTVEVFHGAVLDHSPVVTPYGARFVTGDQGLGHVVLPALDANALFEFYTETLGFLSRGAFRVPLPKEFGPIRIRFLGVNERHHSLAIAPATTLRDPGLIHMMVEVDSLDAVGAALDRVTREGFQLSSTLGRHTNDKMVSFYVRAPGDWDMEFGTGGLRIDETHYTAEEITADSYWGHQWVSDLPAAMRP, encoded by the coding sequence ATGAGCCTGTTTTCCAGTCTTGGCTACGTCACGATCCATACCGCCGACATCGAGCGCTGGCGCCAGTTCGCCTTCACTCTGCTGGGTTTCGCCGAAGGCAAGGGACCCGATCCGGACTCGCTGTATCTGCGGATGGACGAGCGGGCTGCCCGCATCATCGTCACGCCCGGAGACGGGGACCGGATCGTCGCCTCCGGGTGGGAGGTTCGTGACCGCATCGCACTCGAGCGGGTGCGCCGGACCCTGGATGCCGCAGGCGTTGCGCACAAGCAACTCTCGCAGGGTGAGGCCGACGACCGCCGAGTCGAGGAGGTCATCACCTTCGACGATCCGGCGGGCAACACCGTCGAGGTGTTCCACGGCGCGGTGCTCGACCACAGCCCGGTGGTGACACCGTACGGTGCGCGTTTCGTCACCGGCGACCAGGGCCTAGGACATGTTGTGCTGCCGGCGCTCGATGCCAACGCGCTGTTCGAGTTCTACACCGAGACATTGGGTTTCCTGTCCCGCGGCGCCTTCCGGGTGCCGCTACCCAAAGAGTTCGGTCCGATCCGGATCAGGTTCCTCGGGGTCAACGAGCGGCATCACAGCCTGGCGATCGCCCCGGCGACCACCCTGCGCGATCCGGGCCTGATCCACATGATGGTCGAGGTCGACAGCCTCGACGCCGTCGGGGCGGCACTTGACCGGGTGACCAGGGAAGGCTTCCAGCTGTCCTCCACTCTGGGCAGGCACACCAACGACAAGATGGTGTCGTTCTACGTCCGCGCGCCCGGGGATTGGGACATGGAGTTCGGCACCGGCGGCCTGCGGATCGACGAAACCCACTACACGGCTGAGGAAATCACCGCCGACAGCTACTGGGGTCACCAGTGGGTCAGCGACCTTCCGGCTGCCATGCGGCCCTGA
- a CDS encoding acyl-CoA dehydrogenase family protein — translation MTTRVIDKVMDAADQLREHAVEAEKIGKLTEQTVKIMKSAGNIRLLQPKEHGGLEVHPREFAETVMATAALDPAAGWINGVVGVHPYQLAYADPRVAAEIWADDVDTWVASPYAPQGVAVPVDGGYIFNGRWQFSSGTDHCDWIFLGALLGDAEGKPVMPPQMLHMILPRKDYEIVEDSWDVVGLRGTGSKDVIVRNAFVPDYRTMDAFKVMDGTAQREAGMTDTLYLMPWSSMFPLGISAATIGICEGALAAHLDYQRERVNAAGTAVKDDPYVMYAIGEAAADINAARQEILANIDRIYDMVDSGKEVTFADRAAGRRTQVRAVWRAVMAVDQIFSRSGGNGMRMDKPLQRYWRDAHTGMAHAIHVPGTVFHASALSSFGVEPQGPLRAMI, via the coding sequence ATGACCACCCGGGTTATCGACAAAGTCATGGACGCTGCCGACCAATTGCGCGAGCACGCCGTCGAAGCCGAGAAGATCGGCAAACTCACCGAGCAGACCGTCAAGATCATGAAGTCGGCGGGCAACATCCGCCTACTGCAACCCAAGGAGCACGGCGGCCTCGAGGTGCATCCGCGGGAGTTCGCCGAGACCGTCATGGCGACGGCCGCGCTCGACCCGGCGGCGGGCTGGATCAACGGGGTTGTCGGTGTGCACCCCTACCAGCTGGCCTACGCCGATCCGCGGGTGGCCGCCGAGATCTGGGCCGACGACGTCGACACCTGGGTCGCCTCCCCGTACGCGCCCCAGGGCGTCGCGGTACCCGTCGACGGTGGCTACATCTTCAACGGCCGCTGGCAGTTCAGCTCCGGCACTGATCATTGCGACTGGATCTTCCTGGGCGCGCTGCTCGGGGATGCCGAAGGCAAGCCGGTCATGCCGCCGCAAATGCTGCACATGATTCTGCCCCGCAAGGACTACGAGATCGTCGAGGATTCCTGGGACGTGGTGGGTCTGCGCGGCACCGGGTCCAAGGACGTGATCGTGCGCAACGCGTTCGTCCCCGACTACCGCACCATGGACGCGTTCAAGGTGATGGACGGCACCGCCCAGCGGGAGGCCGGGATGACCGACACGCTCTATCTGATGCCGTGGTCGTCGATGTTCCCGCTGGGCATCTCGGCGGCCACCATCGGCATCTGCGAAGGCGCGCTGGCCGCCCATCTGGACTATCAACGTGAGCGGGTCAACGCCGCCGGCACCGCCGTCAAGGACGACCCGTACGTGATGTACGCGATCGGCGAGGCTGCGGCTGACATCAATGCCGCCCGCCAGGAGATCCTGGCCAACATCGACCGCATTTACGACATGGTCGACTCCGGCAAGGAGGTGACCTTCGCCGACCGCGCTGCGGGCCGGCGCACCCAGGTCCGTGCGGTCTGGCGTGCGGTGATGGCCGTCGACCAGATCTTCTCCCGCTCCGGCGGCAACGGGATGCGGATGGACAAGCCGTTGCAGCGCTACTGGCGCGACGCCCACACCGGCATGGCGCACGCGATCCACGTGCCGGGCACCGTCTTCCACGCCTCCGCGCTCAGCTCCTTCGGCGTCGAACCCCAGGGTCCGCTGCGGGCCATGATCTGA
- a CDS encoding alpha/beta fold hydrolase — MEITYAETLREVGTSKGVLRYHEAGDGPPLLLLHGSGPGVTGWRNFRGNLGFFAEHFRCIVLEFPGFGVSDDFGGHPMLDAQGSVPVFLDALGVDKVDVIGNSMGGGVGINFAISQPDRIGKLITIGGIGTNIYSPGPSEGIRLLQEFTEDPTRQRLVDWLNSMVYDPELVTERLIEERWELATDPETLASARRMYGKAAFAAMTKMMRNADFPLPWAIMHKVKAPTLLTWGRDDRVSPLDMSLIPMRTIPNAELHVFPNCGHWVMIEQKAAFESTALGFLRRA; from the coding sequence GTGGAGATCACCTACGCGGAGACACTGCGCGAAGTCGGCACCAGCAAGGGCGTCCTGCGCTACCACGAGGCCGGCGACGGGCCGCCGCTGTTGCTGCTGCACGGTTCCGGTCCCGGGGTGACCGGCTGGCGCAACTTCCGCGGCAACCTCGGGTTCTTCGCCGAGCACTTCCGCTGCATCGTCCTGGAGTTCCCCGGGTTCGGCGTCAGTGACGACTTCGGCGGTCACCCCATGCTGGACGCACAGGGCTCAGTGCCGGTGTTCCTCGACGCCCTCGGTGTCGACAAGGTCGACGTGATCGGCAACTCGATGGGCGGCGGCGTCGGGATCAACTTCGCGATCTCCCAGCCCGACCGGATCGGCAAGCTGATCACCATCGGCGGGATCGGCACCAACATCTACAGCCCCGGCCCCAGCGAGGGCATCCGCCTGCTGCAGGAGTTCACCGAGGACCCGACCCGGCAGCGCCTGGTGGACTGGCTCAACTCGATGGTCTACGACCCCGAGCTGGTCACCGAGAGGCTGATCGAGGAGCGCTGGGAGCTGGCCACCGACCCCGAGACACTGGCCAGTGCGCGGCGGATGTACGGCAAGGCCGCCTTCGCAGCGATGACGAAGATGATGCGCAATGCCGACTTCCCGCTGCCGTGGGCGATCATGCACAAGGTCAAGGCGCCGACGCTGCTGACCTGGGGGCGCGACGACCGGGTGAGCCCGCTGGACATGTCGCTGATTCCGATGCGCACGATTCCCAACGCCGAGTTGCACGTGTTCCCGAACTGCGGGCACTGGGTGATGATCGAACAGAAGGCGGCCTTCGAGTCCACCGCGCTGGGCTTCCTGCGGCGCGCCTGA
- a CDS encoding adenylate/guanylate cyclase domain-containing protein, producing MTQVSDPAVADVPAAAPAESPPTRLDSFRRRRPLSHVSIQSKLIMMLVLCTILVAAVVGGIAYHAGRNALREAVFNRLTEVRQSQTRSLQTEVSDLKNSLIIYTHGSVTRQALEDFTAGFDQLANAQINGAQWQSIVDYYHNNFLKQTEQSSGVKLDATALLPATPAQRYLQANYTALRRDDDNAVTIRDAGDGSLWSAANNRYQDFFRQIVTRFEFEDALLLDARGNVVYSAFKDVDLGTNILTGPYSGSKLQQAYTKAMASNAVDYVGFTDFEFYQPAEMSPTAWMVAPLRRDGRTEGVLALQFPIAKINRLMTFDKQWESAGLGRTGETYLAGPDNLMRSDSRLFLENPQQFKQEVVQAGTPPDVADMSIRQGGTTLVQPVGADATKKAQEGESGTQITTDYLGQNSLQAYAPLVIKDSELHWAIVAKVDTAEAFQREATFTRTMVQATVGMIFLVCLIAIAWAQIFVRPIRKLEAGAQRISAGDYGVAIPVTTRDEIGDLTRAFNEMGRSLTVKEDLINQQRKETDELLRSLMPESIAERFRQGEETIAVEHHNVTVIFADFIGLEQLQAELLPEQALTLVNELTRQIDAAADSLGIERVHTVRNGYLASCGLTVPRLDNVRRTVDFALECEQILRRFNAETDTELTLRAGIDTGSVSSGLFGQPSVVYDMWGSAVNLAHQIKDGSPQPGIYVTSSVYDSLHETMQFSAAESVTVDGVQQRVWRLVERL from the coding sequence ATGACCCAGGTGTCTGACCCTGCTGTGGCCGACGTTCCCGCCGCGGCCCCGGCGGAGTCCCCACCGACGCGCCTGGACTCCTTCCGCCGCCGGCGCCCACTGAGCCACGTCAGCATCCAGTCGAAGCTCATCATGATGCTGGTGCTGTGTACGATCCTCGTCGCCGCCGTGGTCGGGGGAATCGCCTATCACGCGGGCCGGAATGCGTTGCGTGAGGCGGTTTTCAACCGACTGACGGAAGTGCGTCAGTCCCAGACCCGGTCGTTGCAGACCGAGGTCTCCGATCTGAAGAACTCGCTGATCATCTACACCCACGGATCGGTCACCCGCCAGGCACTGGAAGACTTCACTGCGGGATTCGACCAACTTGCCAACGCTCAGATCAACGGCGCCCAGTGGCAGAGCATCGTCGACTACTACCACAACAACTTCCTCAAGCAGACCGAACAGTCCAGCGGGGTCAAGCTCGACGCGACCGCCCTGCTGCCGGCCACGCCGGCGCAACGCTATCTGCAGGCCAACTACACCGCCCTGCGACGCGACGACGACAACGCCGTGACGATCCGTGACGCCGGTGACGGCAGTCTGTGGTCGGCGGCCAACAACAGGTACCAGGATTTCTTTCGCCAGATCGTGACCCGCTTCGAATTCGAGGACGCGTTGCTCCTCGACGCTCGCGGCAATGTGGTCTACAGCGCGTTCAAAGACGTCGACCTGGGCACCAACATCCTCACCGGCCCGTACTCGGGCTCCAAACTCCAGCAGGCCTACACCAAGGCGATGGCATCCAATGCGGTCGACTACGTGGGCTTCACCGACTTCGAGTTCTACCAACCCGCCGAGATGTCACCCACCGCGTGGATGGTAGCTCCGCTTCGACGCGACGGCCGCACCGAAGGTGTGCTGGCGCTGCAGTTCCCGATCGCCAAGATCAACCGCCTGATGACGTTCGACAAGCAGTGGGAAAGCGCCGGTCTGGGGCGCACCGGCGAGACGTATCTGGCCGGACCGGACAACTTGATGCGCTCGGATTCGCGTCTGTTCCTGGAGAATCCGCAACAGTTCAAACAGGAAGTCGTTCAGGCCGGGACACCGCCGGACGTCGCTGATATGTCCATTCGCCAGGGCGGCACGACGCTGGTGCAGCCGGTCGGGGCCGATGCGACGAAGAAGGCCCAGGAGGGCGAGTCGGGCACTCAGATCACCACCGACTACCTCGGGCAGAACAGTCTGCAGGCCTACGCCCCGCTGGTGATCAAAGACTCCGAACTGCACTGGGCCATCGTTGCCAAGGTGGATACCGCCGAGGCGTTCCAACGCGAGGCGACGTTCACCAGAACCATGGTCCAGGCGACGGTCGGCATGATCTTCCTGGTGTGTCTGATCGCGATCGCGTGGGCGCAGATCTTCGTCCGCCCGATCCGCAAGCTGGAGGCCGGCGCCCAGCGGATCAGCGCAGGGGACTACGGCGTGGCGATCCCGGTCACGACCCGCGACGAGATAGGCGATCTCACCAGGGCTTTCAACGAGATGGGTCGGAGCCTGACCGTCAAAGAAGACCTGATCAACCAGCAGCGCAAGGAGACTGACGAGCTGCTGAGGTCACTGATGCCGGAGTCCATCGCCGAGCGATTCCGGCAGGGTGAGGAGACGATCGCCGTCGAGCACCACAACGTGACGGTGATCTTCGCCGACTTCATCGGGCTCGAACAGCTCCAGGCCGAGCTGCTGCCCGAGCAGGCCCTGACCCTGGTCAACGAGTTGACCCGCCAGATCGACGCCGCCGCGGACAGCCTCGGCATCGAACGCGTGCACACCGTACGCAACGGGTATCTGGCAAGTTGCGGTCTGACGGTGCCACGGCTCGACAACGTCCGCCGGACGGTGGATTTCGCCCTGGAATGCGAGCAGATCCTGCGGCGGTTCAACGCCGAGACCGACACCGAGCTCACATTGCGCGCCGGCATCGACACCGGTTCGGTCAGCAGTGGCCTGTTCGGTCAGCCGTCAGTGGTGTACGACATGTGGGGCTCGGCGGTCAACCTCGCGCACCAGATCAAGGACGGTTCACCCCAGCCCGGGATCTACGTCACCTCGAGCGTGTATGACTCGCTGCACGAGACAATGCAATTCAGCGCTGCCGAGTCGGTCACGGTGGACGGGGTGCAACAACGCGTGTGGCGGCTCGTGGAGCGGCTGTGA